The genomic interval GCCAGAATTTGAGCGCTGTTTATTTTGCTTCTGATTTTCATCTCGGTTCTGCCGGTAGAGTTCAAACTTTTGATCGTGAAAAACGCATTGTAAATTGGATCAATACCTATAAATCAGATATGGATGCCTTATATTTGGTAGGTGATGTTTTTGATTTCTGGTTTGATTATAAAAAAGTTGTTCCTCGTGGATTTATAAGGATCCTTGGTAAACTTGCCGAGTTAAAGGACGCCGGAATCCCAGTGTATTATTTTACGGGTAACCATGATTTATGGATGTTTGATTATCTCCAAAAAGAACTTGAGATCCCCATTTACCACAAACCTATAGAAGTTGAAATCCAAGGTAAAAAATTTATGATAGGTCATGGTGATGGCCTTGGCCCTGGTGATTATGGTTACAAACGTTTAAAAAAATTGTTTTCAAATCCATTTGCGCAA from Saprospiraceae bacterium carries:
- a CDS encoding UDP-2,3-diacylglucosamine diphosphatase codes for the protein MSQNLSAVYFASDFHLGSAGRVQTFDREKRIVNWINTYKSDMDALYLVGDVFDFWFDYKKVVPRGFIRILGKLAELKDAGIPVYYFTGNHDLWMFDYLQKELEIPIYHKPIEVEIQGKKFMIGHGDGLGPGDYGYKRLKKLFSNPFAQKLFQWLHPDLGIGLADYFSSKSREAQDPVQFFLGSEKEWLIQYAEFKLQEKYFDYFVFGHRHLPIDFTLKNGTSRYINLGDWISFQSFGILKNGVLELQFYQNEHGKIYP